The following are from one region of the Bacillus sp. (in: firmicutes) genome:
- a CDS encoding IreB family regulatory phosphoprotein has translation MSSMDNTMRFNFQDEPVDTNVKDVLFTVYEALQEKGYNPINQIVGYLLSGDPAYIPRHKDARNIIRKLERDELIEELVKSYLETHREGNN, from the coding sequence ATGAGCTCAATGGATAATACGATGCGTTTTAACTTTCAAGATGAGCCAGTTGATACAAATGTTAAGGATGTACTTTTTACTGTATATGAAGCACTGCAAGAAAAAGGCTACAATCCGATTAACCAAATCGTAGGGTACTTGCTTTCGGGGGACCCGGCTTATATTCCGCGCCACAAAGATGCACGCAATATTATTCGCAAGCTTGAAAGAGATGAATTAATTGAAGAATTAGTGAAATCCTATCTAGAGACTCATCGGGAAGGCAACAACTAA
- the ruvX gene encoding Holliday junction resolvase RuvX has protein sequence MRVIGLDFGTKTIGVAVSDELGWTAQGIETIKIDVEQNNFGFERIKTFIDEYNPEKIVVGFPKNMNGTVGPRGEACLEFAELLKKTFHIEVVLWDERLSTMAAERVLLSGDVSRKKRKKVIDKMAAVMILQGYLDSKQ, from the coding sequence ATGAGAGTGATTGGTCTAGATTTTGGAACAAAGACAATTGGCGTTGCTGTCAGTGATGAATTAGGATGGACAGCACAAGGGATTGAAACAATTAAAATAGATGTCGAGCAAAATAATTTTGGTTTTGAGCGAATAAAGACATTTATAGATGAGTATAATCCAGAAAAAATAGTGGTTGGTTTTCCAAAAAATATGAATGGCACAGTTGGACCACGCGGAGAAGCTTGTCTTGAATTTGCAGAACTCTTGAAAAAGACCTTCCATATCGAGGTAGTTCTTTGGGATGAAAGGCTTTCAACAATGGCAGCTGAACGAGTTCTTTTAAGTGGTGATGTTAGCCGCAAGAAACGTAAAAAAGTCATTGATAAAATGGCAGCTGTCATGATTTTACAAGGCTATCTTGATAGTAAACAATAA
- a CDS encoding DUF1292 domain-containing protein → MAKVEKERIIIPDEKGEEHLFEVLFTFDVEETGKSYMVVEPVGASEDEDEEVEVFAFRFEDQGDDEDDLALFPIETDEEWDIVEEMLNTFTEEEDKEEE, encoded by the coding sequence ATGGCTAAAGTAGAAAAAGAGCGAATTATAATTCCTGACGAAAAAGGTGAAGAGCATCTGTTTGAAGTTTTATTCACTTTTGATGTTGAGGAAACTGGCAAGTCTTATATGGTCGTGGAACCTGTTGGAGCAAGTGAAGATGAAGACGAAGAGGTCGAAGTATTTGCTTTCCGTTTTGAGGATCAAGGCGATGACGAAGACGATCTTGCTTTATTCCCAATTGAAACTGATGAAGAATGGGATATAGTTGAGGAAATGTTGAATACCTTTACCGAAGAGGAAGATAAGGAAGAAGAGTAA
- the mltG gene encoding endolytic transglycosylase MltG, translated as MGRFNKKDNDAKLFEREQEARLVRRIVAIIISCILIVIVAVVIAGYFYIKSALEPVNKQDQSQINVTIPIGSSVRGIANILEENGVIKDATVFRYYVKFKNEAGFQAGDYKLSPAMEFGDIIAQLKTGKVMMEPEFTITIPEGKQLEEIATIISKKTNYSEKEIIEKLDNRGYVESLIKKYPSILSEEILQKNIRHPLEGYLFPATFDFYEKEPKLEEIIENMITKTEDVVSPYLDQIAENGLSIHEFMTIASLIEEEASVKADREKISTVFYNRLKKKMPLQTDPTVLYSLGKHQVGITYKDLEVDSPYNTYKIQGLPPGPIASPGEISMAAAVNPTDANYLYFYSRPNGETIFTNTLNEHNTIKNKYKHEWDELKKAE; from the coding sequence TTGGGTAGATTTAACAAAAAGGATAACGATGCGAAACTTTTCGAACGAGAACAAGAAGCACGCTTAGTTCGGAGAATTGTCGCTATTATTATTTCATGCATTTTAATCGTAATCGTTGCTGTAGTGATAGCTGGTTATTTTTACATAAAGTCAGCACTAGAGCCAGTTAATAAACAGGATCAATCGCAAATTAACGTAACAATACCAATCGGTTCTTCGGTAAGAGGAATTGCCAATATTCTAGAGGAAAACGGGGTTATTAAAGATGCCACTGTTTTTCGTTATTATGTCAAATTTAAAAATGAGGCTGGATTTCAAGCTGGTGATTATAAACTTAGTCCAGCGATGGAGTTTGGCGATATTATTGCGCAATTAAAAACAGGCAAAGTGATGATGGAGCCTGAATTTACAATTACCATTCCCGAAGGAAAGCAGCTAGAAGAAATTGCAACTATTATATCTAAGAAGACAAATTATAGTGAAAAGGAAATTATTGAAAAACTTGATAATCGTGGGTATGTTGAAAGTTTAATAAAGAAATATCCATCCATTTTATCGGAAGAAATTTTACAAAAGAATATACGCCATCCGCTTGAAGGATATCTTTTTCCAGCTACTTTTGATTTTTATGAAAAAGAACCGAAGCTAGAGGAAATTATTGAGAATATGATTACAAAAACAGAGGATGTCGTTTCTCCATATCTAGATCAAATTGCGGAAAATGGTCTTTCTATCCATGAGTTTATGACGATAGCTTCTTTAATTGAAGAGGAAGCATCAGTAAAAGCAGATCGCGAAAAGATTTCGACCGTTTTTTATAATCGTCTCAAGAAAAAGATGCCACTACAAACAGACCCAACTGTGTTGTATTCGTTAGGAAAACATCAGGTGGGAATCACCTATAAAGATTTAGAAGTGGATTCGCCGTATAATACTTATAAGATTCAAGGGCTGCCACCGGGGCCCATCGCAAGCCCAGGTGAAATCTCAATGGCAGCCGCCGTTAACCCGACAGATGCTAATTATTTATATTTTTATTCCCGTCCTAACGGTGAAACGATATTCACAAATACTTTAAATGAGCATAATACGATTAAAAATAAATATAAGCATGAATGGGATGAACTTAAAAAGGCTGAATAA
- a CDS encoding response regulator, giving the protein MRVLLVDDEQLALDVMDILLKEIDGIEIVGKFTNPEKVLHVLEKLSVDVIFLDMEMGAIHGLELAKEIMNHYGHIQIIFATAYPQFALEAFEVNAIDYILKPVSSERLRKAVEKMKKKVVIEHSKNVSSDNIECKLSAYAMGGFKLVDKNKKLIKWRTRKVQELFILLWHHSGKVHKARIIEELWPDVDILKAVQLMHTTIYQLRKTLRNVGFDKSIQLVNDHYVLSVPIVSDVEEIENIIYSRQSTEENIRQLLSLYCGGYLEEEDYQWAVQVQHELKEHVLHFFEDFVMKSINNQECPLLVQQCLEKMVEIDSYNEVYILRLLKYYGEMKDMQKLIKFYESRKMLFEEELGVKTPVKVQQTFGRYLKRT; this is encoded by the coding sequence ATGAGGGTTTTATTAGTAGATGATGAGCAGCTTGCTTTAGATGTAATGGATATTTTGCTAAAGGAAATAGATGGAATTGAAATTGTTGGAAAGTTCACGAATCCAGAAAAGGTTCTACATGTATTAGAAAAACTATCAGTTGATGTCATTTTTCTTGACATGGAGATGGGGGCAATACATGGCTTAGAATTAGCAAAAGAGATTATGAACCATTACGGTCACATTCAAATTATCTTCGCTACCGCTTATCCACAATTTGCTTTAGAAGCATTTGAAGTAAATGCGATTGATTATATTTTAAAACCTGTAAGTAGTGAACGGCTGCGGAAAGCTGTAGAAAAGATGAAAAAAAAGGTAGTCATCGAACATTCCAAAAATGTGTCAAGTGATAATATAGAATGTAAGCTTTCCGCTTATGCTATGGGAGGTTTTAAACTTGTAGACAAGAATAAAAAACTAATAAAATGGCGTACACGTAAAGTTCAAGAATTATTTATCTTACTATGGCATCATAGTGGAAAAGTCCATAAGGCACGTATTATTGAAGAGCTTTGGCCAGATGTGGATATTCTGAAAGCAGTTCAACTTATGCATACGACGATTTATCAGCTTAGAAAAACGTTAAGAAATGTCGGATTTGATAAATCTATTCAATTAGTAAATGATCATTATGTACTTAGTGTACCGATTGTAAGCGATGTTGAAGAAATTGAAAATATCATTTATTCTAGGCAAAGTACCGAAGAAAACATTAGACAACTATTAAGTCTTTATTGTGGAGGGTATTTAGAAGAAGAAGATTATCAATGGGCCGTCCAAGTACAACACGAATTAAAAGAGCATGTTCTTCATTTTTTTGAGGATTTTGTAATGAAATCGATAAACAATCAAGAATGTCCTTTATTGGTGCAACAATGTTTGGAGAAAATGGTAGAGATTGATTCGTATAATGAGGTGTATATTTTACGTTTATTGAAATATTATGGTGAAATGAAAGATATGCAAAAATTAATTAAGTTTTATGAGTCAAGAAAAATGCTATTTGAAGAAGAACTAGGTGTAAAGACTCCTGTGAAAGTTCAACAAACATTTGGGCGTTATTTGAAACGAACGTAA
- a CDS encoding class D sortase gives MRIVSGVLFVIVGFCLILYPQIEKVFSDTKQKELVATFEQLAYAEESAAIEVNSKSINEQVELLEGAVGIIRIPEIDLEMMIFEGAGQSSLKNGAGTIEPEKKIGVNNVGIAGHRSLAYGKHFNRLGELTANDEIEILTKDGTFEFVIADTFVVDKKEIGVLTDKDEPLITLVTCTPIGKKNPTDRLIVQAKLKQLMN, from the coding sequence TTGCGAATTGTTTCAGGGGTGTTATTTGTTATCGTAGGATTTTGTCTTATTTTGTATCCACAGATTGAGAAGGTTTTTTCGGATACAAAACAAAAAGAGCTTGTGGCTACGTTCGAACAGCTTGCTTATGCGGAGGAATCAGCAGCGATTGAAGTGAATTCTAAATCTATAAATGAGCAAGTGGAGTTGTTAGAAGGAGCCGTTGGCATTATTCGCATACCTGAAATCGACCTTGAGATGATGATTTTTGAAGGTGCAGGGCAATCGTCGTTAAAGAATGGCGCTGGAACTATCGAACCTGAAAAAAAAATTGGCGTAAATAATGTCGGTATCGCAGGTCATCGCTCCCTCGCTTATGGCAAGCATTTTAATCGACTAGGAGAGTTAACCGCAAATGACGAAATTGAGATTTTGACCAAGGATGGAACATTTGAGTTTGTCATTGCAGATACTTTTGTTGTCGATAAGAAAGAGATCGGTGTTTTGACAGACAAAGATGAGCCATTGATTACTTTGGTCACTTGTACGCCAATCGGGAAGAAAAATCCGACCGACCGATTAATTGTGCAGGCAAAATTAAAGCAGTTAATGAACTAA
- a CDS encoding LPXTG cell wall anchor domain-containing protein, whose translation MKKKLRIIIISFLLIMNNFFSIAPVLQVSANEGEETSSISEVIDDTIDGVSDEVADEESPIEDSTTEEVTESQSEQEELQQGEVQQEEVQQEELQQEDNVVVEEEVEEEPENLLDKVATFFMEMMPFGTQSASIMPPEDVMTSTEFTVGGQTVTGPGPVTVQNGQTAQFKFNMELAAGHDYGPGTTMTYTLPNIFTNITFPQGTKFGDLGDITKNGNDIIITFNENIHDGLNGTGFEPGAHFYIAATFNNIGNNVNERIDLPGQANIALNFTPLNGQPITKNNGIAYVDNGGNPIQSNTNSDYIEWKVTVNTDLKNTSNPVTFTDTLSANNGSGHKFATSSVTITELTMKPDGNVLSRTPAGITPTFTGSNTVMTISLDGTKAYEITYNTIPDDPGNNEFITYKNSATYGTAHAVTKEATVNYGTPLSKEYSGPNANLETTWTIKYNFNKRTITQGNAKLTDSWSTTGGSGSKTQVMSEFNVYEENGTTPVSGDEWTRTDNGQGFTLQFNQTVTKPYVIKYKTKPASDTYITSNMTVTNTVTRSDVTLSKGDTVTYSKNNFMLNKSAGNVNYANKTIPWTITANQAGYSLDAGTTFKDTFTNPNMELKEETLVVTVGSEKLTEGVGYTLTNRGKVGFDITLTNGTNQQVVITYTTDYDIRDIGSNNREFQNNVKINNSGLPAAPSDSATRSVATEQTANGKKTGVYNYKTKQFEWEVELNFNYNTLTNAIFEDVLPNTQTIDVESIKVVKGTLNSAGVFQPGEDVDVTNTATEPHKIAFSLGAISVPYKVTYKSYDTDRVFPETAGKVQITNNATLKDGAAPNASWTKTVGVNYTDKLITKKGSQIQSTAGIKWNFEFNYAQSDLKNIVITDTVGKDGEGNPNQLIKPDSFKVYQVELSGKSDSASYNATKQNTLLTTRAEYDPNGTVQAGTYQLNVNIQEGKFELKLPDGDSAYYIEYETIYMGDNGLTVENAVQVNYVSNDGNQASNNFSISNFRYGNSGTTVKVPFVVVKTDGATGEPMEDVEFTLYSDFQSGVALLSKKTDENGIFDLGMKLTEGNYTLKETTVAGYDNPGDIRFKLDRKSVEKSGPYNGKQIVEVENFKTGSGTMCPQFTLTIKDVDRNIVANKNVTLTNKATGQVHTLPTNGAGEITLTSDKVKAGLYTATINEGGTDVTLGEVTVTYNGTCQYELQPQPKCNLFTITIKDTKEIVRPNVTVTLKHRTDSTAPEIIATTDANGQFTVPSATQTGVYKVYEGKQYLGDVTITYKNSPCEATVIEVPTCEMCTLTVRDVDGNPREAGVAITIKDKDGQEMETGLTTDSDGKVRTTKPLPAGEYDVFEGDSPAPFDTFTTNIACENDVQPKPICPNFTVTVRDVDSNLFEKGIAITLKNKVTNQEAAAETNENGKVSIPSENLPAGQYDVYNGGIKLGELTVSYKNGCTAEIQQTPSCENFTLSVKDTEGKPFAAGVQIELKDKEGNSVVTAITDANSIVTVPSINLPAGTYDVYANGEFLSEIVVSYKDSCNAAILRLALDDKGKIFKKDLIKKVRIKQIKQDGSNKESDVDEDGVFSVEGLEPGEHEFVVVVELEDGSQLVMGKITVTINPDGEITNIHEELVDPYGKITDSKTGDVIGGVEVELYYADTPRNRANGRTPGMLVDLPELPGFAPSNNKNPQTSVSVPVWNDDVSDYGNYAWLVFPKGDYYIVAKKPGYEDYRSPTISVEYNIVKHDFEMEPIQSSDDGASGGGTLGGGTPGGGTPGGGTPGGGTPSGGTPGGGTPSGGIPDGGTPSGGTPSGGTPDGGTPSGGTPDGGTPSGGTPGGGTPDGGTPGGGTPGEGIPDGGTPSGGTSSGSTPSGSTPDGGSVDKSTNVKGSDKSNSQTTKRSLPQTGEERNLPLLFVGILLLIVGASLMIFKRKIKAL comes from the coding sequence ATGAAAAAAAAATTAAGAATTATCATCATCTCCTTCCTATTAATCATGAACAACTTCTTCAGTATAGCACCCGTACTGCAAGTAAGTGCAAATGAAGGTGAAGAAACTTCTTCTATTAGTGAGGTCATAGATGATACGATTGATGGCGTTAGCGATGAAGTTGCTGATGAAGAGTCGCCTATTGAAGATTCAACAACCGAAGAAGTAACGGAATCACAATCTGAACAAGAAGAACTGCAGCAAGGAGAAGTACAACAAGAAGAAGTACAACAAGAAGAACTGCAGCAAGAGGATAATGTTGTTGTAGAAGAGGAAGTTGAAGAAGAACCAGAAAACCTCTTAGATAAAGTCGCTACGTTTTTTATGGAAATGATGCCGTTTGGTACTCAGTCAGCAAGTATAATGCCACCAGAAGACGTCATGACAAGTACAGAGTTCACGGTCGGTGGTCAGACTGTTACAGGACCTGGACCTGTTACTGTACAAAACGGTCAAACAGCACAGTTTAAATTCAACATGGAACTAGCTGCAGGACATGACTATGGTCCAGGTACAACAATGACGTATACATTGCCGAATATTTTCACAAATATTACATTCCCACAAGGAACTAAATTTGGGGATCTAGGAGATATTACAAAGAATGGTAATGACATTATTATTACATTCAATGAGAATATTCACGATGGACTCAATGGTACAGGTTTTGAACCAGGTGCGCATTTTTACATTGCTGCAACATTTAACAACATAGGTAACAATGTGAACGAAAGAATTGATTTACCTGGCCAAGCTAATATTGCGCTTAATTTCACACCGTTAAATGGTCAGCCGATTACAAAAAATAATGGAATAGCTTACGTAGATAATGGTGGCAATCCTATCCAAAGTAACACTAATAGTGACTATATCGAATGGAAAGTCACAGTAAACACCGATTTAAAAAATACGTCAAACCCAGTAACATTCACAGATACATTAAGTGCGAATAATGGTAGTGGACATAAGTTTGCTACAAGTTCAGTAACCATTACTGAACTGACGATGAAACCAGATGGTAACGTTTTAAGCAGAACTCCTGCAGGGATCACACCAACTTTTACTGGTTCTAACACCGTAATGACAATCAGCTTGGACGGAACGAAAGCGTATGAAATTACGTATAACACGATTCCAGATGATCCAGGAAATAATGAGTTCATTACGTATAAAAATAGCGCTACGTATGGTACAGCGCATGCGGTAACGAAAGAGGCAACGGTGAATTACGGAACGCCATTAAGCAAGGAGTATTCAGGACCTAATGCTAATTTAGAAACAACGTGGACGATTAAGTATAACTTTAATAAACGTACGATTACACAAGGGAATGCCAAATTGACAGATAGTTGGTCAACAACTGGTGGAAGCGGTTCGAAAACACAAGTGATGTCTGAATTTAACGTTTACGAAGAAAATGGAACAACACCAGTATCTGGGGATGAATGGACAAGAACGGATAATGGTCAAGGTTTCACACTTCAATTTAACCAAACCGTTACAAAACCATACGTTATTAAGTACAAAACAAAACCAGCTAGTGATACGTATATTACTAGTAATATGACAGTAACAAACACAGTTACACGTAGTGATGTAACTCTTTCAAAAGGGGATACTGTAACGTATTCTAAGAATAATTTCATGTTAAACAAATCTGCTGGTAACGTGAACTACGCAAACAAAACAATACCATGGACGATTACAGCAAACCAAGCAGGTTATAGTTTAGATGCAGGTACGACATTCAAAGATACATTTACGAATCCAAATATGGAGTTGAAGGAAGAAACATTAGTCGTAACTGTTGGTAGTGAAAAACTTACTGAAGGTGTAGGTTACACACTAACGAATAGGGGTAAAGTTGGTTTCGACATTACATTAACAAACGGAACAAATCAACAAGTTGTCATTACGTACACAACTGACTATGACATCAGAGACATTGGTTCAAATAATCGTGAGTTCCAAAATAATGTTAAGATAAATAACTCTGGTTTACCAGCTGCACCATCAGATTCTGCAACGCGTTCTGTTGCTACAGAGCAAACAGCAAATGGTAAAAAGACAGGTGTGTACAACTACAAAACGAAACAGTTTGAGTGGGAAGTGGAACTGAACTTCAACTACAACACGTTAACGAATGCGATTTTTGAAGATGTATTACCTAACACACAAACGATTGACGTTGAGAGCATCAAAGTAGTCAAAGGAACGTTGAATTCAGCTGGAGTATTCCAACCAGGAGAGGATGTTGACGTAACGAATACGGCGACGGAACCTCATAAGATTGCATTTTCATTAGGTGCTATTTCTGTACCTTATAAGGTAACTTATAAATCTTATGATACAGATCGTGTATTCCCTGAAACAGCAGGTAAGGTGCAAATAACGAACAACGCAACATTAAAAGATGGAGCCGCTCCAAACGCTTCTTGGACGAAAACAGTCGGGGTCAACTACACAGATAAACTGATTACGAAAAAGGGTAGTCAAATTCAATCAACTGCGGGTATAAAGTGGAACTTTGAATTTAACTATGCCCAGTCAGATCTTAAAAACATCGTCATTACGGACACAGTCGGTAAAGATGGTGAAGGTAATCCGAATCAGCTTATTAAACCAGACTCGTTTAAAGTTTATCAAGTAGAATTAAGTGGAAAGTCTGATAGTGCTAGCTATAATGCAACAAAACAGAATACTCTGTTAACAACCCGTGCCGAATATGATCCAAACGGAACAGTGCAAGCAGGTACGTATCAATTAAATGTCAATATTCAAGAAGGTAAGTTTGAGCTAAAACTACCAGACGGAGACAGTGCGTATTACATTGAATATGAAACGATTTACATGGGTGATAACGGCTTAACTGTAGAAAATGCAGTACAAGTAAATTATGTGAGTAACGACGGAAACCAGGCTTCAAATAATTTTTCAATCAGTAACTTTAGATACGGAAATTCTGGAACGACAGTAAAAGTACCATTTGTTGTCGTAAAAACAGACGGAGCCACAGGTGAACCGATGGAAGATGTGGAATTCACTTTATATAGTGACTTCCAGTCAGGCGTTGCATTACTTTCCAAGAAAACAGATGAAAATGGAATATTTGACCTTGGTATGAAGTTGACAGAAGGTAACTATACGCTAAAAGAAACTACTGTTGCAGGCTACGACAATCCAGGCGATATTAGATTTAAACTTGACCGTAAGTCGGTTGAAAAGAGCGGACCATATAATGGCAAGCAAATCGTTGAAGTTGAAAACTTTAAAACAGGTTCAGGGACAATGTGTCCGCAATTTACTTTAACAATTAAAGACGTTGACCGAAACATAGTAGCGAATAAAAATGTTACACTAACAAACAAGGCAACAGGTCAGGTGCATACTTTACCGACAAACGGTGCTGGGGAAATTACACTTACATCTGATAAAGTTAAAGCAGGACTATATACGGCTACGATAAATGAAGGTGGAACAGATGTTACACTTGGTGAAGTAACAGTAACTTATAATGGCACTTGTCAATATGAGCTCCAACCTCAGCCAAAGTGTAATCTATTTACAATTACAATCAAAGATACAAAGGAGATTGTACGCCCGAATGTAACAGTAACATTGAAACATAGAACAGATAGTACAGCACCAGAAATTATAGCAACAACAGATGCAAATGGTCAATTCACTGTACCTTCAGCAACACAAACAGGTGTTTATAAAGTGTATGAAGGCAAACAATATCTCGGTGACGTAACGATTACGTATAAAAACTCTCCTTGTGAAGCTACCGTAATAGAAGTACCAACTTGCGAAATGTGTACACTAACAGTAAGAGATGTTGATGGCAATCCACGTGAAGCTGGTGTTGCGATTACAATCAAGGATAAAGATGGACAGGAAATGGAAACAGGGCTAACAACAGACAGTGATGGTAAAGTCCGAACGACTAAACCGTTACCAGCAGGCGAATATGACGTTTTTGAAGGTGATTCACCTGCACCATTTGATACGTTTACAACGAATATTGCTTGTGAAAATGATGTCCAGCCAAAACCAATATGCCCTAATTTTACGGTCACTGTGCGTGATGTCGATAGTAACCTGTTTGAGAAAGGTATAGCCATCACGTTGAAAAACAAGGTGACAAATCAAGAAGCAGCAGCTGAAACAAACGAAAATGGTAAAGTTTCGATTCCATCGGAAAACTTGCCAGCAGGTCAATATGATGTTTACAACGGCGGCATAAAACTAGGTGAACTTACTGTTAGTTATAAAAATGGATGCACTGCTGAAATTCAACAAACACCATCATGTGAAAATTTTACTTTATCAGTAAAAGATACCGAAGGTAAGCCTTTTGCAGCAGGTGTACAAATTGAGTTGAAAGACAAAGAGGGTAATTCAGTAGTAACAGCAATAACGGATGCAAACAGCATAGTGACGGTTCCATCAATTAATTTGCCAGCAGGAACATATGATGTTTATGCAAATGGAGAATTCCTTTCTGAAATTGTCGTAAGCTATAAAGACAGCTGTAACGCAGCGATTCTTCGATTGGCACTTGACGACAAAGGAAAAATCTTCAAGAAAGATTTAATCAAGAAAGTAAGGATTAAGCAAATTAAACAAGATGGAAGCAACAAGGAAAGTGATGTTGATGAAGACGGAGTATTCTCTGTAGAAGGGCTAGAACCAGGGGAGCATGAATTTGTTGTCGTTGTTGAACTGGAAGATGGCAGTCAATTGGTAATGGGCAAAATTACAGTAACAATCAATCCAGATGGTGAAATTACTAATATCCACGAAGAGCTTGTTGACCCGTACGGTAAGATTACCGATAGCAAAACAGGCGATGTAATAGGCGGAGTCGAAGTTGAGCTATACTACGCAGATACTCCTAGAAATAGAGCAAATGGAAGAACACCAGGTATGCTTGTAGACTTACCAGAATTACCAGGTTTTGCACCAAGTAATAACAAAAACCCGCAAACGAGCGTCTCGGTACCAGTATGGAACGATGATGTGAGCGATTACGGCAACTATGCGTGGTTAGTATTTCCTAAGGGGGATTACTATATCGTAGCGAAAAAGCCAGGATATGAGGACTATAGAAGCCCGACGATTTCGGTAGAATATAATATCGTAAAACATGACTTTGAAATGGAGCCTATTCAATCAAGTGACGATGGCGCATCAGGTGGAGGCACATTAGGTGGAGGCACACCAGGTGGAGGCACACCAGGTGGAGGCACGCCAGGTGGAGGCACGCCAAGTGGAGGCACACCAGGTGGAGGCACGCCAAGTGGAGGCATACCAGATGGAGGCACGCCAAGTGGAGGCACGCCAAGTGGAGGCACACCAGATGGAGGCACGCCAAGTGGAGGCACACCAGATGGAGGCACGCCAAGTGGAGGCACGCCAGGTGGAGGCACGCCAGATGGAGGCACACCAGGTGGAGGCACGCCAGGTGAAGGCATACCAGATGGAGGCACGCCAAGTGGAGGCACATCTAGTGGCAGCACGCCAAGTGGTAGCACGCCTGACGGTGGAAGTGTAGACAAATCAACGAATGTAAAAGGTTCAGACAAGTCTAACTCGCAAACTACAAAACGTTCTTTACCACAAACTGGTGAAGAGAGAAATTTACCACTATTATTTGTTGGGATTCTGTTACTTATTGTTGGAGCCTCCCTAATGATCTTTAAAAGAAAAATAAAAGCATTATAA